The Catalinimonas alkaloidigena sequence AGGCTCGGTCTACCATATTCTGGTACATTGAAGCTTGGTATAATCGACAGCGACGACATTCATCACTGGGATATGTAAGTCCGATAGAGTATGAGCTCCAGAAGGCACCACAACTTATTGAAACGGCGGCTTAACTGATAGTGATTTAATATGGGGGAAACCCACAAGGGTCTTCGGTAGATATAGATTGGCTTCCCTTGGCAGCGGAGGCCGCGGCAGAATGGGACGGACAGGTGACGGTTCGTCTGGTCAACCAGAGTGGCCTGGAAGTATGGTTTGATGATTTCAAAGTAGACCATCATTGGCAGAAAGTGGTGCAGGAAAATCACTACTATCCGTTTGGGATGAACCTGGCCGGACTGGACATGCAGGGCACTCCCGATCACCGTTTCCAGTACAATGGAAAAGAAAAACAGGAAGCACTAGGCCTGAACTGGATGGACTATGGGGCACGTTATTACGATGCCCAACTTGGGAGATGGCATGCGGTAGATCCCGCGGCAGATTTAATGCGTCGCCATTCAACATATAACTATGCATTTGATAATCCTATACGCTTCATTGACCCAGATGGAATGGTACCTGAAGATTGCCCTAACGGTGACTGCAGAGGCTTACCCGATGATGCTGAAGTTACTCAAGCGGAAACATTAACGAATAAAGAATTGTACGAATATATCAATTCAGCTTTAGAAGATCTTCCTGGAGGTGGCTCCATAGCTTTTATTGAGGATTCAGACTTAATCGAAGAGACATATGCGTCATTAAACGATACGGAAGGAGGTAGGGCTTCGACAGGCAAATTAAATAAAGATGATCCTTATGGATTTGATGATAATGTTATAATAAGCTTTAAAATAGTGACGGAAGGAAACGATGAGAGGGTCAATGACGGCAAATATGTCTCTGAAAAAGAAGTAAATACTAAAAACGTTAGAAGTCGAGAGGAAAGTTCTGAAATTAGCGGTGGAGGCCAAGTATCTGGAAAAGTAAAATTGGTTGAACCTGGCGTATCTTTAAATGGATCATCTAATACTACGACTCAACGTTCGAAGGAGGAGCAAGGTGGTCTCAAAAATAGTTCTTCAAAAAATGCATGGAATGCTACTGCTAGAGTAGAAATAAGTGTGTCAGTGACAGGAGGAGGAATGATTGATCGGTTCAGATCAGGCCAG is a genomic window containing:
- a CDS encoding RHS repeat domain-containing protein — encoded protein: MAAEAAAEWDGQVTVRLVNQSGLEVWFDDFKVDHHWQKVVQENHYYPFGMNLAGLDMQGTPDHRFQYNGKEKQEALGLNWMDYGARYYDAQLGRWHAVDPAADLMRRHSTYNYAFDNPIRFIDPDGMVPEDCPNGDCRGLPDDAEVTQAETLTNKELYEYINSALEDLPGGGSIAFIEDSDLIEETYASLNDTEGGRASTGKLNKDDPYGFDDNVIISFKIVTEGNDERVNDGKYVSEKEVNTKNVRSREESSEISGGGQVSGKVKLVEPGVSLNGSSNTTTQRSKEEQGGLKNSSSKNAWNATARVEISVSVTGGGMIDRFRSGQKIIYSKPIRVTYRSKKDK